A window of Fusarium fujikuroi IMI 58289 draft genome, chromosome FFUJ_chr10 genomic DNA:
CTTTCCCCAAGAGCATCTTCCACTTGGTTCAATTGGCCCTACTTTTCGGTGGAAGTGCATCTTCCGTTGAAGCAGCCAGTCTTTCAAACCGAGCGGACAATAGTCGCACTGTGGCTCCGGCGAACTGTATCGTGGTAAGGCCCAGTGGTACTAGTGCGTCAGAGTTCACCAGTCTACAAGCTGCCGTTAACTCTATCGGCTCATCTACTAAACCTGCCTGTATCTTCCTCAACTCGGGAACTTACAATGAGCGAGTCgagatcaaagtcaaagcaCCCTTGACCCTCTATGGGGCAACCGCCGAGTAGGACAATATCCATTCGGATACCTCCAATTCACTAACACAATGTATCAGTACTGGAAGCTACAAGAAGAATACTGTAGTTATCAAGAATACCACCGGTTCACAAGATGCGGGCTCCTCAGTCGCAAGCTCAACCGTAAATCTCAGGTCCAACGACTTCGCCGCCTACAACATTGACTTTGTCAACGGATATACAGCTGGACAGGTAATTAAATTTCATATTATGAGGAGAACATGCTAAATACTGAAAGGCTGTTGCTTTGACGGCAAATGGTAACAAAACCGGATTTTACGGCTGCTCTTTCAAATCATACCAGGATACTCTATATGTCAAAGCTGGCTGGATGTACTACTCTAACTGCTACATCGAGGGTAAGGCTATTCCTTTGTTAACAAGGTTGGGAATTCTGGCTGATAACTGTAGGTGCGGTCGATTACATCTTTGGCAACGGCCATGCATGGATCGGAGAATGCAAGGACAGGATGAATCTCTCCCTACCAGCGTTTCTAATATAGTCCAGCCACCATCGCTTCCAAGGGGCCGGGTTATATAACGGCATCCTCTCGGACCGAACCAACCGATACCTCACGTTATATCATCGATCACAGCATAGTAAGTGTTCCATTGCCTTGCACTTATAGTGATGACCTAACACAATACATATCACATCTACCGGCACCCAAGATCTCACCAACAAAGTATACCTCGGCCGTCCTTAGAGAGTCATTGCACGAGTGATGTACCAGTACAGCACCTTGACAAACGTGGTGAGACCAGAGGGCTACTCACCCATGGCAGAAGGCGCAACGTTATCAAAGGCTAAATTTGTTAGTGTCTTCCAAGAGTTCGGAAACACCGGTGCTGGTGCCGATACGTCCCAGAGAAAGTACTTCACCCCATCGGATAAGGCTCTGACGAAGCAGGATCTTTGCGGGGCTGATTTTAAGTGGTATGATACGAGCTACTAGTGCTTGGGGTGTACTTATGTGATAGAAAGAAATACTACTGCACAAGAGCGCCCTCTTAGCTTGTTATGAACAAACCATCCACCCCAATCTTGAGTATTGGCACTAATCTTCCGTCATCGCAATATCTATTGGCACCCAATCAGTTGTTTTGACTCCACCCATACCATCAACCAAGGCTCCTCCCCAGGTCTTGTACTactgagatgaagatataCGTCCTCTTCCAGCTTCCAGGTCAGATCACCTGGAGAGACCTCCTTGACAACCACGAcatctggctcttcttcttccaccacTGGCTTACTGTTCAGTGCACACAGCGCTTTGAACTCTTTCATAGCAAGCTTATTAGCCACTTGAATCCCCTTAGATGCTGCGGCGACGCTGAAGCCAGAATTAGCCTCTCTACCCTTGTGTTTGACAATGACAACATAAATATTCTTCCCACTGCCATCGATGGCCGAATGGTTCACCTTATCAACAGCCTCGTACAAATTATTGGGGAACATGCCACTGGAACCACCATCTTCGTCGTGGTTCTCTGCCCCAAGCTTCGATAGATCGATATGCCTAGACAAGTTATCCTCCTTGACTGTAGGCTCCATAGATAGGGCTACCAGAAAGTCAGATAGCCCAGACATACGGTGACAACAAGGGCGACGAATACGTCAAACATGGGATCAAGGTTGATCTTACCTTCCTGGTTTGATTCTTCGTTCATATCCACGTCAGTTGACTTTTCATCACCCGCCGGTTCTGAAATGTCCGCCACGTTATTCTCAGCTGAAGGTATGTTGCCGAGTTGTTCTTTATTTGGCTCTCCATTAACGATAGCCTGAGCTTCTGGCTCAGACTCCAGTTCCAGTAACTTGCTGGGCTGTCCATCATGGGTCTCTGTAGGCTTTCTCGCGCACAAATGCCAAATTTGCTCGGGGTCGAGAAAGGGGACGATGTATTTGTTCACAAATGATTTCGAAACCCCCAGTGATACTGCATCGTTGACGGCGTTTTGCATCCTCGCGATGTACTCCTCTCTGATGGAGCCATCGGTAATGTAGTCCTCGCTAACGTACACCAATGCTTTGACTAGCTCATTACGCGCATGGCGTCCTGAACCCTCCTCGCCGTCCATGTAGGTCACAGGATGAAATTGAGGTTGGGTAAATCTCACTTTGCGATTGGCGTTGGTGGGAAAACGAGTCCCATCGCCGCTCATCGAGTCCCGGCGCTGCTCAAGTAGGTGGGATAATCTACCGGTCTTGAAGTTCGCGTATTGCTGATGAGGTTCGAAAGAAACTCTCATCAGATACTTTTGGTAGAAGCCCTTTGACACGCCTTCGGAGCGATCCAGGGTCCTTTCATCTTTGGGACCTATCATGTAGAGAAGGCCTTCGACTGAGTGATTGCTTCCAGATTCAACGACGTTGGCCACTCCGCGCTCATTGATCTGCCAGCGATAAGACTCAAGAGTGGCCTTTCCTCTGAAAACGCTTCCGGGACAGCGATGGGCCATTTGCGCAAGGTGCAAGTTGCTCCCATAGGCAAAGTATAGAGTGCTGGCTGCTCTGATCATCCTTGACCCGGGCGCGTCAACTGTGGCAGATTGCTCATAAGTTGGACCTGACTGATTGAAGGCATACATGATTCTCGGCTGTAGATACTAGAAAACTGTTTGGAGATGAAAGGTCAAAAtacgagagaagaggaagagtctGGGAAATGGGATGGCGGGGCAGACCGGTCGCATGAACTCACAGCCTGATAAGGGAAAAAGAGCCTCAATCAGGCTGCACTCCGACCACTGTATAATTCGGACTGTGAACATCGAGATACAGGACTCATCATTATGCATCTGGCCTAAACCGCCACCGCCCACACCGTTTCAATCATTCAATGACTCTCATGCGGCTCTTAAAATACTGGACTCATTTCAAAGTTGC
This region includes:
- a CDS encoding probable pectinesterase precursor translates to MPFPKSIFHLVQLALLFGGSASSVEAASLSNRADNSRTVAPANCIVVRPSGTSASEFTSLQAAVNSIGSSTKPACIFLNSGTYNERVEIKVKAPLTLYGATADTGSYKKNTVVIKNTTGSQDAGSSVASSTVNLRSNDFAAYNIDFVNGYTAGQAVALTANGNKTGFYGCSFKSYQDTLYVKAGWMYYSNCYIEGKAIPLLTRLGILADNSTIASKGPGYITASSRTEPTDTSRYIIDHSIRVIARVMYQYSTLTNVVRPEGYSPMAEGATLSKAKFVSVFQEFGNTGAGADTSQRKYFTPSDKALTKQDLCGADFKWYDTSY